TTAACTTTTTCCCATCAACATTCACAAGGCTTGCTGTAGCTTTTACCTCCATTCCGATTGGAGTTGCCTTTACGTGTGTTGTTGAAATCTCTATGCCAACGGTGTTAAAGCCTTCGGGTAAATGGCTAGCAACCGCCATTAATGCTGCATTTTCCATAAGAGCAACCAATGCAGGTGTAGCAAATACATCAATAAGCCCAGAGCCATATCGAGAAGCGGCATCGTCAATCGTAACTTTCTTTTTTGAAGTATAGGACAATCCTACCGGTAGGTTAAATTCCATTATTTCAACTATTAAAGGTTTTAAACAAAAATAAAAAAAAGGAGGCTGCAGCCTCCTTTCTATATGCTAATTAATCGAAATTACTTAAGTCTTTCGGCCATTGCAACCGCCAGTTCATCGCATTGCGCATACTTTTCTTCTGTCGGAATGCCATATATTTCAGCAGGTTTCGAAACTAAGTTCCAGCCAATGGATTCTTGGAACTTTTGAAGATTCTTGACGCCTCCACCATTCCAACTGTACGAACCAAAAATTCCTAGTTCGCGATCCTTTACACCCATATGCTCAAGTTCTCTGGTTAGCTGTTCCAACAATGGAAACATCTGACTGTTGTAGGCGCAGCTACCAAGAATAACCCCCTTATATCTCCATATTTCGTTGATTAAGGTAGAAATATGCGTTTTCGACACGTCGTGAATACGAATCTTTTTCACGCCTTGCTCTGCAATCTTACGAGCAATACGATCAGCAACTTGCTCGGTATTACCGTACATCGAAGC
This sequence is a window from Acetobacteroides hydrogenigenes. Protein-coding genes within it:
- a CDS encoding thioesterase family protein, with amino-acid sequence MEFNLPVGLSYTSKKKVTIDDAASRYGSGLIDVFATPALVALMENAALMAVASHLPEGFNTVGIEISTTHVKATPIGMEVKATASLVNVDGKKLTFEIVAEDEEGVIGKGVHSRFIIDTEKFMAKLTKK